The Bacteroidota bacterium genome window below encodes:
- a CDS encoding T9SS type A sorting domain-containing protein → MKISKFVIIVLVLLSSFALYETLEAYSGGITGRTKKSGSSPGCTCHGTLPTTSVSVIISGPTSVAAGDTATYRLKLFGGPLVGGGCNIAAQTGTLQLSYLESQLQLLSGEITHTSPKLSVGGDTIRWTFKYKAPNSPNTKDSIFANGNSVNMASGSSGDAWNYANNFVINIVPPTSIVKNTETVENYKLSQNYPNPFNPTTKINFSVPKSGFVTLKLYDNLGREVADLVNGNLSQGSYEVTMDASTYELTSGMYYYRLEANGFSESKKMILAK, encoded by the coding sequence ATGAAAATCTCTAAATTTGTAATTATTGTATTAGTATTACTTTCTTCTTTTGCACTTTATGAAACTCTGGAAGCGTACAGCGGCGGAATCACCGGTCGTACAAAAAAATCAGGCAGCTCACCCGGCTGCACATGCCACGGCACTTTACCAACAACAAGTGTAAGCGTCATTATATCTGGTCCAACTTCTGTTGCTGCCGGCGATACGGCAACATATAGGTTAAAACTTTTCGGCGGTCCTTTAGTCGGCGGCGGATGTAATATTGCTGCACAAACAGGAACGCTTCAATTAAGCTATCTTGAATCTCAATTACAATTATTATCAGGTGAGATAACTCATACTTCGCCCAAACTTTCTGTCGGAGGCGATACAATACGATGGACTTTCAAGTACAAAGCTCCTAATTCACCCAACACAAAGGATTCAATTTTTGCCAATGGTAACTCAGTAAATATGGCAAGCGGCTCCAGCGGAGATGCATGGAACTACGCAAATAATTTTGTTATAAATATTGTTCCTCCAACCTCTATTGTAAAAAATACTGAGACGGTTGAAAACTATAAGCTTTCACAAAATTATCCTAATCCTTTTAACCCAACTACAAAGATTAATTTTTCAGTACCGAAAAGCGGATTTGTAACATTAAAGCTTTATGATAATCTCGGCAGAGAAGTCGCAGATCTTGTGAACGGTAACTTATCACAAGGCAGTTATGAAGTTACAATGGATGCCTCAACTTATGAGCTGACAAGTGGTATGTATTATTACCGGCTTGAAGCCAACGGTTTCAGCGAATCAAAGAAGATGATACTGGCGAAGTAA